The sequence AATCACAGGAAGCCTATTGTCTTAAACCTGAGACAAAAATACAATAGTTTACCTTGGTTATCTGACGCTATTTTAATAGTTCATGATCTTTAGGCAGCTGTTTAGATATCCAAACTGCAAGCCTATGCTTCATATTAAGTTGATTTTCATCTTCTTCTTTAAGCGGCTGTATTAACTTATCACTGACTAGTAAGCGATATAGGCTTTCGATTTTTTCTTTAGCAGAATTAGTACCTGAGAACTTTTTAAACCCACGATTATTTGCATATACTTCACCAATAATAATCGCTTGTTTTAGCAGGGCTGTTTCATTTTTAAGCTTTTTCATTTTAATTCCTTTACGTCGATTATGATTGGAAATATTAATTTCCACTCAAGCTTATTCAATGTCATTATCTATGTAAATACTTATACTCATTCAAGTTAAAAAAACTGCCTGAACCCCCTATATATCGTGTTATCATTGCAATGTTTTTATAAAGTTAACCACGGATCCCCTATGAGCACAGCTTTAACACCTGAAATGATTACCACTATCAGCCAATATGATATTGAAAAACGTTATAAATATCTGATCAAAGAAGTCGTTAAAAACCAATCTATTTGGATTTTAACTGATGAACATGGCTGCGTGATGTTAAATACTGACGATGAAGACTGTGTACCAATATGGCCAAATCAAGCATTTGCACAAGCATGGGCTACAGGCGATTGGGATGAATGTAAAGCAAAAGAAATTGATTTAAAAACATGGCATTCTCGTTGGACTCATGGTTTAGAAGATGATGATTTAGCGATTGTTGTATTTCCAAACCTCGAAGAAGACGGCTTAGTTGTATTCCCTGACGAATTAGACTTTGAGCTTAAATCACAAAACAAAAAAAATAAACAACATCAAAGACGTTAGTTTTAGAGCATATATCGCTTATTACTTAACCTATGGTATTCAAATGCCATAGGTTCAAGATAACGAATACTTATTTTTAATAAACCCTGCCACCTTTTATCATTTTATTGCACCGTTCAACACATTATTAGTTTGAAGGTAAAGAATGCACCTATTATTTGTCCACTTCAATTAAGGAGATATTCAAAATGGAACAATTTCTAACAACATTGCAAAACTTAACTTTTATTCAATA is a genomic window of Pseudoalteromonas sp. '520P1 No. 423' containing:
- a CDS encoding DUF2750 domain-containing protein gives rise to the protein MSTALTPEMITTISQYDIEKRYKYLIKEVVKNQSIWILTDEHGCVMLNTDDEDCVPIWPNQAFAQAWATGDWDECKAKEIDLKTWHSRWTHGLEDDDLAIVVFPNLEEDGLVVFPDELDFELKSQNKKNKQHQRR
- a CDS encoding DUF5062 family protein, with translation MKKLKNETALLKQAIIIGEVYANNRGFKKFSGTNSAKEKIESLYRLLVSDKLIQPLKEEDENQLNMKHRLAVWISKQLPKDHELLK